A genomic region of Armatimonadota bacterium contains the following coding sequences:
- a CDS encoding DUF6055 domain-containing protein — protein sequence MKQTSMFRISLYCVLASLGWLSTINRCMAAPYLDNQTVYSNQDPNTETRRSDHIRLAFGHYNRDTGMGGMSETMAQGNLQMYEQMWNRWVVEMGLHDINESATSPNGNKYRANFNFLMTWDDGGGGGAYSTMDANGFFYAMANPGYCRYDPPSGATPHEFGHVWEGTGAGFNGTDSSGSWWECTANWMQLQFLNTYPQAGGYLYNSMYYPAHGRDYYDSFLIWEAAHDDPRYGVAWVDNVWSNATPDQQVHEFIIDRMIRVDSSGSPDKAGAVKDLWGDMAKKSITQDFERQRWLAQANGADDGSNWDFYQRCRTPLVKMPGTPGWYRPERSHLPMEFGFNMIPLTATPGMTVGCDFESDCDPVRQSDWRACLVAVSANGDARYSTLWNKGLQSMRLSLDETKLYLVVIATPKPMKIADPVWTAYTTDAGLQFPYRLSFTGATPKNVVYPVHTHSGMIQHPNGGGWKSNTATVDATAWIGPNAQVLDTAKVRGYARIEDYAVVKNSAQVRDYAVVYGHAMVEGNAQVYGNAKVRDWGHVFGYAEVYENAKVIEHANCGDGNATIHTEVYGAAIVKGTAYVYDTSTFGGCIIVDGDTANGNGTAVADHGVHFGWAWGQDPGRFAGLADNGYIYAQHTFEKDNAVFAIDQFGINHGFLMNGCRVAKDTVAPTRGGRVLPLDGVNQYVELHNSVNDFRNTAITVWAKWTGSASDQRIWSMGDGAGKVMYLTPSDGTTGGLRFVITDGVTIETLDAAAPLPTNTWSNVAVVFSGTTATLYVNGISVASNPSVTLFPDSLNAPLMENANYLGRGNAGNYYQGYLDDFRVYMRALTPGEVAAISSAAAPAPVTVTADVTPPTPNAATWLVAPNAMSDSAITMSATPGVDVSGWVEYYFTCVSGGGHDSGWVSFNKYTDVGLAPGSSYAYTIKMRDRAGNMTGESAPAVVTTPTSTVDAASFAYGPIGISSSAIKMTAAAIANASGQTEYLFSRLGKSSGWQASPTWQDTGLAANSSFTYTVQMRDAHGTVGAASAGAVATATDMAAPILPRSYAQWQMLPYATIDNKVSMTAQSPATIDATGVQYYFHCTSGNAPDSAWQSSASYLTPSLPDGTFTYIYKVRDGARNESPYSVGYSATITPTSGYHTCAFASLATLPDDNLVTFNGVVIGINADNYLVRDAGGSATITVKPSTYAQATSLSMAFKSVTVSGHLYTLAGKRVVTYATLTSTGTPAYSISGKVTTTGGAAAVGATVYFSTAPNASVNPNGTATTDAYGNYSMPIVNGTWYVCAGGTAYVTSADRVVVMNSANVPNTDFTVVIKPSISGRVINQAGAAVPGATVCFSTTPDAAANPAYTVNTDALGNYTQVVPTGIWYVCAGARNYQITMDQRVTADNIISGVNFTLPNPIPRSVPRSDQLLFSAVTDALPVVGATGNWPTYLPSGQTLTTTTSPTVQVSNRVKWEKNNRITSNDGYILARYAAPIPVNGVTIVAAIRPTYCSPGGEPRGEIVDIFYDRLALAISHSDGRVMVTRNYWNDWGPAIPSGRKTVLSLVVQTDGSYRAYSNGSQIMAGGPNGDWTSINPDHTATWGSDPDYTHYVSVGRNAPDGWSAYNGNIGDVFVYKVALTDAERQQLEGDVMARFGTAGPYTLADAARAITIAGGLDTATTADAIRLNAELSGASISAVDGLDAVRIARKVVGLEPNP from the coding sequence ATGAAGCAGACCAGCATGTTCCGGATCTCTCTGTATTGCGTCCTAGCGTCCCTCGGGTGGCTATCCACAATCAACCGATGCATGGCCGCACCTTATCTCGATAACCAGACGGTGTACTCCAACCAGGACCCGAACACCGAGACGCGGCGAAGCGATCACATCCGGCTCGCCTTCGGCCACTACAACCGGGATACCGGGATGGGCGGTATGTCCGAGACGATGGCGCAGGGCAACCTGCAGATGTATGAGCAGATGTGGAACCGTTGGGTGGTGGAGATGGGCCTCCACGACATCAACGAGTCCGCCACCTCCCCGAACGGTAACAAGTACAGGGCCAATTTCAACTTCTTGATGACCTGGGACGACGGGGGTGGCGGGGGCGCTTACTCGACGATGGACGCCAACGGCTTCTTCTATGCCATGGCGAACCCTGGTTACTGTCGGTATGACCCTCCGTCCGGAGCAACCCCGCACGAGTTCGGTCATGTCTGGGAGGGCACCGGTGCGGGCTTTAACGGGACGGACAGCTCCGGGTCGTGGTGGGAATGCACCGCCAACTGGATGCAGTTGCAGTTCCTGAACACATACCCGCAGGCGGGCGGCTATCTGTACAACAGCATGTACTACCCGGCCCACGGCAGGGACTACTACGATTCCTTCCTTATCTGGGAAGCGGCGCACGACGATCCCCGTTACGGTGTGGCCTGGGTCGATAACGTCTGGTCGAACGCGACTCCCGACCAGCAGGTCCACGAGTTCATCATCGACCGCATGATCCGGGTGGACTCCTCCGGCTCCCCCGATAAAGCCGGGGCGGTTAAGGACCTCTGGGGCGATATGGCGAAGAAGTCCATCACCCAGGATTTTGAGCGACAGCGCTGGTTGGCCCAGGCCAACGGCGCCGACGACGGATCCAACTGGGACTTCTACCAGAGGTGTCGCACTCCGCTTGTGAAGATGCCCGGTACCCCGGGCTGGTATCGGCCCGAGCGGAGCCACCTTCCGATGGAGTTCGGCTTCAACATGATCCCGCTGACTGCGACGCCGGGAATGACGGTCGGCTGCGACTTCGAATCGGACTGTGATCCGGTTCGGCAGTCCGACTGGCGAGCCTGCCTCGTGGCGGTCAGCGCCAATGGCGATGCCCGTTACTCCACCCTCTGGAACAAGGGCCTCCAGTCGATGAGGCTTTCGCTGGACGAGACGAAACTCTACCTCGTCGTGATCGCCACCCCGAAGCCCATGAAGATCGCGGACCCGGTGTGGACCGCCTATACCACCGACGCGGGCCTTCAGTTTCCTTATCGCCTGTCCTTCACCGGCGCCACGCCGAAGAATGTGGTCTACCCGGTGCACACCCACAGCGGGATGATTCAGCATCCTAACGGTGGTGGCTGGAAATCCAACACGGCAACGGTTGATGCTACCGCCTGGATAGGGCCCAACGCACAGGTTCTCGACACCGCCAAAGTACGGGGCTATGCCCGCATCGAAGATTACGCGGTGGTGAAGAACAGCGCGCAGGTGCGTGACTACGCCGTCGTTTACGGGCATGCGATGGTGGAGGGCAACGCCCAGGTCTATGGCAATGCCAAGGTGAGGGATTGGGGTCACGTCTTCGGCTATGCGGAGGTCTATGAGAACGCGAAGGTGATAGAACACGCCAACTGCGGCGACGGCAACGCCACCATCCATACAGAGGTGTACGGCGCCGCCATCGTCAAAGGCACGGCCTACGTATATGACACCTCGACCTTCGGCGGATGCATCATTGTAGACGGCGATACGGCCAACGGCAACGGCACGGCCGTGGCCGACCACGGAGTGCACTTCGGCTGGGCCTGGGGGCAGGATCCGGGGCGATTCGCCGGGCTCGCGGACAACGGATACATTTACGCCCAGCACACGTTCGAAAAAGACAACGCGGTGTTCGCCATCGACCAGTTCGGTATCAACCACGGATTCCTGATGAACGGTTGCCGGGTTGCCAAGGACACCGTTGCCCCAACGCGCGGTGGCCGGGTTCTGCCGCTGGACGGCGTCAACCAGTACGTTGAACTCCACAATTCTGTGAACGATTTCAGGAATACAGCGATCACTGTCTGGGCGAAGTGGACCGGCAGCGCTTCCGATCAGCGCATCTGGTCGATGGGAGACGGCGCCGGCAAGGTGATGTACCTGACACCCAGCGATGGGACGACCGGTGGGCTGCGCTTTGTCATCACAGACGGTGTAACAATCGAAACGCTCGATGCGGCCGCCCCGCTGCCCACGAACACATGGAGCAATGTTGCGGTGGTTTTCTCCGGAACGACCGCCACGCTATATGTCAACGGAATCTCGGTCGCCTCCAACCCTTCCGTGACCCTCTTCCCAGACAGCCTGAATGCCCCGCTGATGGAGAACGCGAATTACCTGGGACGCGGAAACGCGGGCAACTACTACCAGGGGTATCTCGACGACTTTCGGGTGTACATGAGAGCGCTCACCCCGGGGGAAGTCGCGGCCATCTCCTCAGCCGCGGCCCCGGCGCCTGTTACCGTTACAGCGGATGTTACGCCTCCAACCCCCAACGCCGCCACCTGGCTCGTTGCACCGAATGCGATGAGCGACAGCGCCATCACGATGAGCGCAACGCCGGGCGTTGACGTCAGCGGTTGGGTGGAGTACTACTTCACCTGTGTGTCCGGCGGCGGCCACGACAGCGGCTGGGTGTCGTTCAACAAATACACGGATGTCGGCCTTGCGCCTGGCAGCTCTTACGCCTACACGATCAAGATGCGCGACCGCGCTGGAAACATGACGGGTGAATCGGCGCCGGCAGTCGTAACGACTCCAACATCCACGGTCGATGCGGCGAGTTTCGCCTACGGGCCTATCGGCATCTCCTCCAGCGCGATCAAGATGACCGCCGCGGCCATCGCGAACGCCAGCGGGCAGACAGAGTACCTGTTCAGCAGGCTCGGCAAGTCCAGCGGATGGCAGGCATCGCCTACGTGGCAGGACACAGGTCTCGCGGCGAACAGCAGTTTCACCTACACCGTTCAGATGCGTGACGCACATGGGACCGTCGGTGCTGCGTCGGCCGGTGCAGTTGCGACGGCAACGGATATGGCCGCGCCGATCCTGCCGCGCAGCTACGCTCAGTGGCAGATGCTCCCGTATGCGACCATCGACAACAAGGTGAGCATGACCGCCCAGTCCCCGGCAACCATTGATGCGACCGGCGTTCAGTACTACTTCCATTGCACCAGTGGAAACGCGCCGGACAGCGCCTGGCAGAGCAGCGCCAGCTATCTCACTCCTTCACTTCCCGATGGAACCTTCACTTACATCTATAAGGTCCGGGACGGGGCGAGGAACGAGTCTCCGTATTCCGTCGGCTACAGCGCGACGATCACTCCCACGAGCGGCTATCACACCTGCGCATTTGCGTCCCTGGCGACCCTGCCCGACGATAACCTGGTCACCTTCAACGGAGTCGTGATCGGAATTAACGCAGACAACTACCTGGTGCGGGACGCCGGCGGAAGCGCGACAATCACCGTGAAGCCGAGCACCTACGCTCAGGCAACCAGCCTGTCGATGGCGTTCAAGAGCGTGACCGTAAGCGGGCACTTGTATACCCTTGCGGGGAAGCGGGTTGTCACCTATGCTACCCTCACGTCAACCGGCACTCCGGCATACAGCATCTCCGGGAAGGTCACGACGACCGGCGGAGCCGCCGCAGTCGGCGCTACCGTGTACTTCTCGACCGCGCCCAACGCGTCCGTGAATCCAAACGGAACGGCGACGACGGATGCATACGGCAATTACAGCATGCCGATCGTCAACGGGACGTGGTACGTTTGCGCCGGTGGAACGGCCTATGTTACCTCGGCCGATCGCGTTGTGGTCATGAACTCGGCCAATGTGCCGAACACGGACTTCACTGTGGTGATTAAGCCATCCATATCCGGAAGGGTCATCAACCAGGCCGGCGCCGCTGTTCCGGGCGCCACGGTCTGCTTCTCCACAACCCCGGACGCCGCGGCCAATCCAGCCTACACCGTCAACACCGACGCCTTGGGGAACTACACGCAGGTAGTGCCGACCGGCATCTGGTATGTCTGCGCGGGCGCGAGGAACTACCAGATCACGATGGACCAGCGGGTCACTGCCGATAACATCATCAGCGGCGTCAACTTCACGCTGCCGAACCCGATCCCACGATCCGTTCCGCGTTCGGACCAGTTGCTGTTTTCCGCGGTGACAGACGCCCTCCCGGTTGTCGGCGCCACCGGAAACTGGCCAACGTATCTCCCGTCCGGCCAGACGCTGACGACCACCACATCCCCAACCGTGCAGGTCAGCAATCGCGTGAAATGGGAGAAAAACAACCGGATCACTTCCAACGATGGATATATTCTGGCCCGGTATGCGGCGCCCATTCCGGTTAACGGCGTAACGATCGTCGCGGCCATCAGGCCCACCTATTGCAGCCCTGGCGGTGAGCCCCGCGGCGAGATCGTCGACATCTTCTACGATCGCTTGGCTTTGGCCATCAGCCATTCGGATGGACGGGTCATGGTGACACGGAACTACTGGAATGACTGGGGTCCTGCCATCCCCAGTGGGAGGAAGACGGTCCTGAGCCTGGTGGTTCAAACGGACGGATCGTACAGGGCCTATTCCAACGGTTCCCAGATTATGGCCGGCGGCCCCAACGGTGACTGGACCTCGATCAACCCGGACCACACAGCCACATGGGGCAGCGATCCCGACTACACCCACTACGTCTCCGTGGGGCGCAACGCCCCCGATGGCTGGAGCGCGTACAACGGAAACATCGGCGATGTGTTCGTGTATAAGGTGGCTCTGACCGACGCGGAACGCCAGCAATTGGAAGGCGACGTTATGGCAAGGTTCGGAACCGCCGGGCCGTACACCCTGGCTGATGCCGCGAGAGCTATCACCATTGCGGGAGGCCTTGATACCGCCACCACGGCGGACGCGATCCGCCTGAATGCGGAATTGTCCGGCGCATCCATCTCCGCGGTGGACGGCCTGGATGCCGTTCGCATCGCTCGCAAGGTGGTGGGCTTGGAGCCCAATCCGTAA
- a CDS encoding beta-L-arabinofuranosidase domain-containing protein, with amino-acid sequence MKANPCIVGIFLAAGPALGAGAAEQGGWAVKPVVASSQQLFPQGSVRLLDGPFKNMQDTDHAYLIRLEPDRLLAQFRVESGLEPRAKPYGGWESPAQPGVIRSLAGHSLGHYLSAASLMYRMTDDYRLKERVAYITKELKECQDKRGDGSLVAFPYMRELEADIRAGKVETIDKYWAPFYTIHKDMAGLRDAWLYCGDATARDILAKLADWCGSMVKGLPDERRERLLNNEHGGMAEVLADVYAITGESRYIDYARLYSHHAVMDPLADGKDTLTGLHANTQIPKFIGFQRIHELAGDARPGAAADFFWKTVVKDRSWVNGGNSIYEHFPEPKTMGDEITGEGGPETCNTYNMLKLTAALFREKPGSAYVDYYENALFNHILASEAPLVGAGAFVYYTPLRPDFARSYGSDFNSFWCCTGTGMENHARYGEFIYSHDDRALTVNLFIASTLKWPERGLALRQETRFPEEAGTTLVVTEAPADAIALRIRHPSWLAAEKMSVRVNGKPTPAASTTGGYAQVARAWKPGDRIEIQLPMKVRVVRQPNCDGWVSLFYGPILLAGELGSEGMSQSDYVGPYTPTNAMLPIARAPMFVASADSDLLAGLAPIPGRPAAFRTSGIVKPADVTLAPFYSVHFQRYAIYWRLSTTAQAQEQARVLAEAKRQARELDARTLDRVRVGEQQPETDHNLLFDRSRSGGGPEGRHRRSAAPGGWFSFEMKAPPAGKKAAVLLTYWGQEDGREFDLLVQGAVIASPKVQGGKDGYYSVEYPIPDSLASSRAKLTVRIQAKADQPSAAINDLRIVNVE; translated from the coding sequence ATGAAAGCGAACCCGTGTATTGTCGGGATATTCCTCGCGGCCGGCCCGGCCCTCGGCGCCGGCGCGGCGGAACAAGGCGGCTGGGCCGTGAAACCCGTTGTTGCCAGTTCACAGCAATTGTTCCCCCAGGGCAGCGTACGCCTGCTTGACGGCCCGTTCAAGAATATGCAGGATACGGACCACGCTTACCTCATCCGGTTGGAACCCGATCGCCTGCTCGCCCAATTTCGCGTTGAGTCCGGGCTGGAACCACGGGCAAAGCCATACGGCGGGTGGGAATCTCCGGCGCAGCCGGGGGTTATCCGGTCGCTCGCCGGCCACAGCCTTGGCCACTATCTCAGCGCCGCCAGCCTGATGTACCGGATGACCGACGACTACCGCCTCAAGGAACGTGTGGCCTACATCACGAAGGAGCTCAAGGAGTGCCAGGACAAGCGCGGTGACGGCTCGCTGGTGGCGTTCCCGTATATGCGCGAACTGGAGGCCGATATCCGCGCCGGGAAGGTCGAAACCATCGACAAGTACTGGGCGCCGTTTTACACCATCCACAAGGATATGGCCGGCCTGCGCGACGCCTGGCTGTACTGCGGCGACGCGACTGCGCGGGATATTCTGGCCAAACTCGCCGATTGGTGCGGCTCGATGGTTAAGGGCCTCCCGGATGAGCGCCGCGAGCGTTTGCTCAACAACGAGCACGGCGGGATGGCGGAGGTGCTGGCGGATGTCTACGCGATCACCGGGGAGAGCCGGTACATCGACTACGCGCGATTGTACTCGCACCACGCCGTAATGGACCCTCTGGCCGACGGCAAAGACACTTTGACGGGGCTGCACGCCAATACCCAGATACCAAAATTCATCGGTTTCCAGCGCATCCACGAACTGGCGGGCGACGCGCGGCCGGGGGCGGCTGCGGACTTCTTCTGGAAGACGGTCGTGAAAGACCGGTCATGGGTGAACGGCGGCAACAGCATCTACGAGCACTTCCCCGAACCGAAAACGATGGGCGATGAAATTACCGGCGAAGGCGGGCCGGAGACGTGCAATACCTATAACATGCTCAAGCTCACCGCCGCGCTGTTTCGGGAGAAGCCGGGTTCGGCCTATGTGGACTACTACGAGAACGCGCTGTTCAACCATATCCTCGCCTCGGAGGCGCCGCTGGTGGGCGCCGGCGCCTTCGTGTACTACACGCCGCTCCGGCCCGATTTCGCCCGAAGCTACGGATCCGACTTCAACTCGTTCTGGTGCTGCACGGGCACCGGCATGGAGAACCACGCGAGGTACGGCGAGTTCATCTATTCGCATGACGATCGTGCCTTAACGGTCAACCTGTTCATTGCCTCGACCCTCAAATGGCCGGAACGGGGCCTGGCGTTGCGCCAGGAAACGCGATTCCCGGAGGAAGCCGGCACGACGCTTGTGGTTACCGAGGCTCCCGCGGACGCAATCGCGCTCCGCATAAGGCATCCCTCATGGTTGGCGGCGGAAAAGATGAGCGTTCGCGTGAACGGCAAACCCACGCCGGCAGCTTCGACGACTGGAGGGTATGCCCAGGTAGCCCGAGCCTGGAAACCGGGCGACCGAATCGAGATACAGCTGCCCATGAAGGTCCGCGTGGTTCGCCAGCCCAATTGCGATGGCTGGGTATCGCTTTTCTACGGCCCCATCCTCCTCGCCGGTGAATTAGGAAGCGAGGGTATGAGCCAGTCCGACTACGTTGGGCCATACACTCCGACAAACGCGATGCTGCCCATCGCTCGCGCGCCGATGTTTGTTGCCAGCGCCGATTCCGATCTGTTAGCGGGTTTGGCGCCGATACCGGGGCGGCCGGCCGCATTCCGCACTTCGGGGATCGTCAAACCGGCGGACGTGACGCTGGCGCCGTTCTATAGCGTCCATTTTCAACGATACGCTATCTACTGGCGGCTGAGTACCACGGCGCAGGCGCAAGAGCAGGCCCGCGTGCTTGCCGAGGCGAAACGGCAGGCAAGGGAACTCGACGCCCGTACGCTGGACCGGGTGCGCGTCGGAGAGCAGCAGCCGGAGACCGATCACAATCTGCTCTTCGATCGCTCGCGCAGCGGCGGCGGGCCGGAAGGGCGGCACCGTCGTTCAGCGGCTCCCGGAGGCTGGTTCAGCTTCGAGATGAAGGCGCCGCCCGCCGGCAAGAAGGCCGCCGTACTGCTCACTTACTGGGGGCAGGAGGATGGCAGGGAGTTCGATCTCCTGGTGCAGGGCGCCGTGATCGCTTCCCCAAAGGTGCAAGGCGGCAAGGACGGCTACTACAGTGTCGAGTATCCGATCCCGGACTCTCTAGCCTCGTCCAGGGCTAAACTCACCGTGCGCATTCAGGCGAAGGCGGATCAGCCGTCGGCCGCTATAAACGACCTTCGCATCGTCAACGTAGAATAG
- a CDS encoding carbohydrate ABC transporter permease, whose translation MAARPVPPVRPKRRSRDPLAPSRLQTILTHALLLALAIPALLPLLWMVSTSLKPDTQIYATSGAEGIVSFRNLLPHPIQFSNYPDALRTVPFLNYLRNTLTLCIITVIGAVASSALVAYAFARLEFWGKSVLFTLMISTMALPGQVTMVPVFALFRALGWYGTYLPLTVPAFCGSAFFIFLLTQFFRTLPEELAEAARVDGCSEWTIFLKVVLPLARPALATCALFQFMGTWNDFFGPLLYLNDPGKYTLAYGLQQFLSMYGTKWSQLMAGSTLFTLPIILLFFFAQRTFIQGIATTGGKN comes from the coding sequence ATGGCAGCTAGGCCGGTTCCCCCGGTTCGACCCAAACGCCGCTCGCGCGACCCCCTTGCGCCTTCGCGTCTGCAGACAATCCTGACGCACGCCCTCCTGTTGGCGCTGGCTATCCCTGCATTGCTGCCGCTGTTATGGATGGTCTCGACATCGCTGAAACCGGACACGCAGATATATGCGACTTCGGGCGCTGAGGGGATTGTCTCGTTCAGGAATCTCCTGCCCCACCCCATTCAGTTCAGCAATTACCCGGACGCGTTGCGCACGGTACCGTTCTTGAACTACCTGCGGAATACCCTGACACTGTGCATCATCACGGTCATCGGGGCCGTTGCGTCCAGCGCGCTGGTGGCATACGCTTTCGCTCGACTGGAGTTCTGGGGCAAGAGCGTGCTGTTCACGCTGATGATCTCAACGATGGCGCTGCCCGGCCAGGTCACCATGGTGCCGGTGTTCGCGCTGTTCCGAGCACTTGGGTGGTACGGAACCTACCTCCCGCTCACAGTGCCGGCCTTTTGCGGTTCGGCCTTTTTCATCTTCCTGCTCACCCAGTTCTTCAGGACGCTGCCGGAGGAACTGGCGGAGGCGGCGCGCGTGGACGGTTGCAGCGAGTGGACCATTTTCCTTAAAGTGGTGCTCCCGCTCGCGCGGCCCGCCCTCGCCACCTGCGCGCTGTTCCAGTTCATGGGCACCTGGAACGATTTCTTCGGCCCCCTCCTCTACCTGAACGACCCCGGCAAGTACACACTTGCCTACGGCCTGCAACAGTTCCTGTCGATGTACGGCACCAAATGGTCGCAGTTGATGGCGGGGTCCACGCTGTTCACGCTGCCCATCATCCTGCTATTCTTCTTCGCGCAGCGCACCTTCATCCAGGGCATCGCTACCACGGGAGGGAAGAACTGA
- a CDS encoding extracellular solute-binding protein — MDNVIPKWLVRVRQAAAILGALAAIAIVFWPRPVVQHRKDRIPVRFWHMWTAEWEVVVRGIADDFNKSQDKYEVIPLSVPDSADSKFLLAVTGGDPPDVMAQWNPVIPTWADGNLLRPMDDLMGPELLARFRRDAYPVAVRIGSYKNHVYGITIGINDFAIYYRPSQFKAAGLDPNRFPTTLEELDSAADRLNQFDKNGNLTRMGFLPSGLFGIARSFHGGFYDWNTGKVTLNTPGNVRALRYLVSRRKRLGYENVVRYEAGLDTRSFAGGWPFMNGGYSATIDGQWRVEQVRKYAPNLDYMTAPIPPPRGGIPMAGLGEGNFMIIPKGAKQVEGAWEFIKFWSGLEKPERAAEYYTRGGWLPLWPAVANAPKYREYVRKNPQYATFLKILASPYLEPPPPVPYQVFLMDHIARAEDFAVRGILSPEEAMQHLDKEVRDELARRRKLGFKDG, encoded by the coding sequence ATGGATAACGTAATTCCCAAGTGGCTTGTGCGCGTGCGCCAGGCCGCGGCGATTCTTGGGGCGCTGGCGGCCATCGCCATCGTCTTCTGGCCGCGCCCCGTGGTTCAGCATCGCAAGGACCGTATCCCCGTGCGGTTCTGGCATATGTGGACCGCGGAATGGGAAGTCGTTGTCAGGGGCATCGCGGACGACTTCAACAAGAGCCAGGACAAGTACGAGGTTATCCCTCTCTCCGTGCCGGACAGCGCGGATTCCAAATTCCTCCTCGCCGTCACCGGCGGGGATCCGCCGGACGTCATGGCTCAGTGGAACCCGGTGATCCCAACGTGGGCGGACGGAAACCTGCTTCGCCCCATGGACGATCTGATGGGACCGGAACTGCTGGCCCGCTTCCGGCGCGATGCATATCCTGTCGCGGTCCGAATCGGGTCATACAAGAACCACGTCTACGGGATTACCATCGGCATCAACGACTTCGCGATCTACTACCGCCCCAGCCAGTTCAAAGCGGCCGGACTCGATCCGAACCGGTTCCCCACTACCCTCGAAGAACTGGACAGCGCCGCAGACCGGCTGAACCAGTTCGATAAAAATGGAAACCTCACGAGGATGGGTTTCCTACCCAGCGGTCTGTTCGGTATCGCGCGCTCGTTTCACGGGGGTTTCTATGACTGGAACACCGGGAAGGTCACACTCAACACGCCCGGCAACGTTCGAGCTCTCCGCTATCTGGTGAGCCGCCGCAAACGTCTGGGCTACGAGAACGTCGTGCGCTATGAGGCTGGGTTGGACACGCGCTCGTTCGCGGGAGGCTGGCCGTTCATGAATGGCGGCTACTCCGCCACAATCGACGGCCAATGGCGCGTGGAGCAGGTGCGCAAGTACGCCCCGAATCTCGATTACATGACCGCGCCGATACCGCCCCCGCGCGGCGGAATCCCGATGGCCGGCCTTGGGGAAGGCAACTTCATGATTATCCCTAAAGGAGCCAAGCAGGTGGAGGGCGCCTGGGAGTTCATCAAATTCTGGTCCGGGCTGGAGAAACCCGAGCGCGCGGCGGAGTATTACACGCGCGGGGGATGGCTGCCGCTGTGGCCGGCCGTGGCCAATGCGCCGAAGTACCGGGAATATGTCCGCAAGAACCCGCAGTACGCCACCTTCCTCAAGATTCTGGCCAGCCCCTACCTGGAACCACCGCCACCGGTGCCTTACCAGGTATTCTTGATGGACCACATCGCGCGAGCCGAGGATTTCGCCGTTCGCGGAATCCTGTCTCCCGAAGAAGCGATGCAGCATCTGGACAAGGAGGTCCGCGACGAACTGGCACGGCGGCGGAAACTCGGTTTCAAAGACGGTTGA
- a CDS encoding sugar ABC transporter permease, translated as MKRKGHLHRNLIGYAFLGPWLFGFLVFTLFPFVSSVYFSFTKYNIVSPPEWVGTANYHALLTADPLFWKSLAITLKYAFVAVPLGIVCGVGLSLLLNARVAGMSAYRTIFYLPSIVPAVGTSLVFVWILNPQIGLINGLLAKVGIVGPAWLQDPKWAFWSLVFMGLWGVGGSMIIYLAGLKDIPLHLYEAAVMDGATPLQRTFHITLPMLTPVIFFNLVMGVIGAFQYFTQAFIMTSGGPQDSTMFYSLYLFNRAWRYLDMGYASAMAWILFLLVTVFTALLFRTQRRWVHYGS; from the coding sequence GTGAAACGTAAGGGTCACCTTCATCGCAACCTCATCGGGTACGCCTTCCTCGGCCCATGGCTGTTCGGGTTTCTGGTCTTTACGCTGTTCCCCTTCGTTTCGAGCGTCTATTTCTCGTTCACGAAGTACAATATCGTCTCGCCGCCGGAGTGGGTGGGAACCGCGAATTACCACGCGCTGCTGACCGCGGATCCGCTGTTCTGGAAATCGCTTGCGATTACGCTCAAGTACGCCTTTGTTGCCGTGCCTCTCGGGATCGTCTGCGGCGTAGGTCTGTCGTTGCTGCTGAATGCGCGTGTCGCCGGGATGAGCGCCTACCGGACCATCTTCTACCTGCCTTCCATCGTCCCGGCGGTTGGCACGTCGCTGGTATTCGTGTGGATACTCAACCCGCAGATAGGCCTCATCAACGGATTGCTGGCAAAGGTAGGAATCGTGGGACCGGCCTGGCTTCAGGACCCGAAGTGGGCATTCTGGAGCCTGGTATTCATGGGGTTGTGGGGTGTCGGCGGTAGTATGATCATCTACCTCGCTGGCCTGAAGGACATTCCGCTTCACCTGTACGAAGCGGCGGTCATGGACGGCGCCACCCCGCTGCAAAGGACCTTCCACATCACGCTGCCAATGCTCACGCCGGTGATCTTCTTCAATCTCGTGATGGGGGTCATCGGCGCGTTCCAGTACTTCACCCAGGCGTTCATCATGACTTCGGGAGGGCCTCAGGATAGCACCATGTTCTACTCCCTGTACCTGTTCAACAGGGCGTGGCGGTATCTGGACATGGGCTATGCCAGCGCGATGGCGTGGATTCTCTTCCTGCTGGTCACGGTCTTTACAGCGCTTCTCTTCCGCACGCAACGAAGGTGGGTACATTATGGCAGCTAG